From a region of the Daphnia pulicaria isolate SC F1-1A chromosome 1, SC_F0-13Bv2, whole genome shotgun sequence genome:
- the LOC124329104 gene encoding ras-related protein Rab-8A-like isoform X1, with product MAKTYDYLFKLLLIGDSGVGKTCVLFRFSEDAFNSTFISTIGIDFKIRTIELDGKKIKLQIWDTAGQERFRTITTAYYRGAMGIMLVYDITNDKSFDNIKNWIRNIEEHASADVEKMILGNKCDMNDKRQVSKDRGEQLAIEYGIKFMETSAKASINVEDAFFTLARDIKAKMEKKLQEASHPSGKGGGHQIKADEPPRKPLTSWLSRCSIL from the exons ATGGCCAAAACCTATGATTACCTTTTCAAATTACTACTCATCGGAGATTCTGGCGTCGGGAAAACATGCGTTCTTTTCCGCTTTAGTGAAGATGCCTTCAATTCGACTTTCATCTCGACCATTG GGATAGACTTTAAAATTAGAACTATTGAATTGGatgggaagaaaataaaactacaaatatg GGACACAGCAGGTCAAGAACGCTTTCGCACAATCACAACAGC TTATTATCGTGGCGCCATGGGTATCATGTTAGTTTATGATATCACCAACGATAAGAGTTTTGACAACATCAAAAACTGGATCCGAAACATAGAGGAACATGCATCAGCCGATGTGGAAAAAATGATATTGGGAAACAAATGTGACATGAATGACAAGAGAcag GTTTCCAAAGATCGTGGAGAACAACTTGCTATAGAGTATGGCATCAAGTTTATGGAAACCAGCGCCAAGGCCTCAATTAACGTCGAAGACGCTTTTTTTACTCTGGCCAGAGATATCAAagcaaaaatggaaaagaaactg CAG GAGGCGAGTCACCCGTCTGGTAAAGGCGGAGGTCATCAGATCAAAGCTGACGAACCCCCGAGAAAACCTCTCACATCGTGGCTTTCTCGGTGTTCTATACTCTGA
- the LOC124329104 gene encoding ras-related protein Rab-8A-like isoform X2 — protein MAKTYDYLFKLLLIGDSGVGKTCVLFRFSEDAFNSTFISTIGIDFKIRTIELDGKKIKLQIWDTAGQERFRTITTAYYRGAMGIMLVYDITNDKSFDNIKNWIRNIEEHASADVEKMILGNKCDMNDKRQVSKDRGEQLAIEYGIKFMETSAKASINVEDAFFTLARDIKAKMEKKLEASHPSGKGGGHQIKADEPPRKPLTSWLSRCSIL, from the exons ATGGCCAAAACCTATGATTACCTTTTCAAATTACTACTCATCGGAGATTCTGGCGTCGGGAAAACATGCGTTCTTTTCCGCTTTAGTGAAGATGCCTTCAATTCGACTTTCATCTCGACCATTG GGATAGACTTTAAAATTAGAACTATTGAATTGGatgggaagaaaataaaactacaaatatg GGACACAGCAGGTCAAGAACGCTTTCGCACAATCACAACAGC TTATTATCGTGGCGCCATGGGTATCATGTTAGTTTATGATATCACCAACGATAAGAGTTTTGACAACATCAAAAACTGGATCCGAAACATAGAGGAACATGCATCAGCCGATGTGGAAAAAATGATATTGGGAAACAAATGTGACATGAATGACAAGAGAcag GTTTCCAAAGATCGTGGAGAACAACTTGCTATAGAGTATGGCATCAAGTTTATGGAAACCAGCGCCAAGGCCTCAATTAACGTCGAAGACGCTTTTTTTACTCTGGCCAGAGATATCAAagcaaaaatggaaaagaaactg GAGGCGAGTCACCCGTCTGGTAAAGGCGGAGGTCATCAGATCAAAGCTGACGAACCCCCGAGAAAACCTCTCACATCGTGGCTTTCTCGGTGTTCTATACTCTGA
- the LOC124329090 gene encoding uncharacterized protein LOC124329090 isoform X3: MSDKMGNEEQSSTSPADKKWVQFDENNDVKRHVEPIPPTPTVSNYNGAVIDTETVQIDIDKLKHLAQSKVPDAEGQVEELQKTVNPTMRNVSLDDLDGADNLATVVDPSISRGFSNGDVIVTVLPVNQKWPWITPAEFRPELVPEELMAEGLSLTVEDYVQIMENLVHDVRFTAYNLCYKRLLMAWLLASFIVLLGLLFSGAKGITLFGCGVIWLIINAGAIFVCMWMKNKMNHGLEKAVAKANQTLTRHRIILGVDDRGKLSCHKTHLCFIYFDTTDCVRKLQSLLDAEEHTNRSETNAEDLQRQRQMRQRMDIDDTDIVVAGANPIRISRKQESAERLLLRYAQRWAKEFLRHRLDWSVDDSYNTYNSANPSFGIAPHANYPRPRHHSSALCLCQFIEDYLRNKPRKDPRSCCSCSCAPLE; the protein is encoded by the exons ATGTCTGACAAAATGGGAAATGAAGAACAGAGTAGCACCAGCCCGGCTGATAAAAAATGGGTTCAATTTGATGAAAATAACGATGTCAAAAGACATGTTGAACCTATTCCTCCTACACCAACAGTATCAAACTACAATGGAGCAGTCATAGACACAGAAACTGTTCAAATTGACATTGATAAACTAAAACATTTGGCCCAGTCAAAAGTACCTGATGCTGAAGGCCAAGTTGAAGAGTTGCAAAAAACTGTTAATCCAACTATGAGAAATGTTAGTCTTGATGATCTTGATGGAGCTGATAATTTAGCAACAGTTGTAGATCCTTCAATCTCCAGAGGATTTT CAAATGGTGATGTAATAGTGACTGTTTTACCAGTCAATCAAAAGTGGCCTTGGATAACTCCAGCCGAATTTCGTCCAGAGCTTGTACCTGAAGAATTGATGGCAGAAGGACTTAGT TTGACAGTTGAAGATTATGTCCAGATCATGGAAAATCTAGTACATGATGTTCGCTTTACAGCTTACAATTTGTGCTACAAAAGGCTATTGATGGCTTGGCTTTTGGCTTCCTTTATTGTTTTGCTCGGGTTGCTTTTCTCTGGCGCTAAAGGCATCACTCTCTTTGGATGCGGGGTGATCTGGCTAATCATAAATGCCGGAGCTATTTTTGTCTGCATGTGGATGAAGAACAAA ATGAACCATGGACTAGAAAAAGCGGTTGCTAAAGCGAATCAAACATTAACACGCCATCGCATTATTTTAGGAGTTGACGATCGTGGCAAGCTTTCGTGTCACAAAACCCATCTTTGCTTCATATATTTTGATACAACGGACTGTGTG AGAAAATTGCAATCGCTTCTGGATGCGGAAGAGCACACGAATCGATCGGAGACTAACGCGGAGGATCTTCAACGCCAGAGACAGATGCGCCAGCGAATGGATATTGACGATACTGACATCGTAGTGGCTGGCGCCAACCCAATTCGCATATCGCGAAAACAA GAGAGCGCTGAACGGCTGCTGTTACGCTACGCCCAAAGATGGGCCAAGGAATTCCTTCGTCACAGACTCGATTGGAGTGTAGACGACAGCTACAATACCTACAATTCTGCTAACCCTTCCTTTGGAATTGCCCCTCACGCCAACTATCCCCGTCCCCGCCATCATAGCTCCGCCCTCTGCCTCTGCCAGTTTATCGAAGATTATTTGAGAAACAAACCTCGCAAAGATCCGCGCAGTTGTTGTTCTTGCTCCTGCGCGCCTCTCGAATAA